From the Ctenopharyngodon idella isolate HZGC_01 chromosome 3, HZGC01, whole genome shotgun sequence genome, one window contains:
- the sox8b gene encoding transcription factor SOX-8b, whose product MTEEQDKSSAEPPCSPAGSSSSMSQEESDSDASSSPAGSTSHPSLMITRMGKKLEDEDDRFPACIRDAVSQVLKGYDWSLVPMPARGSGALKNKPHVKRPMNAFMVWAQAARRKLADQYPHLHNAELSKTLGKLWRLLTENEKRPFVEEAERLRVQHKKDHPDYKYQPRRRKSVKPGQSESDAGVDLTHHMYKAEPGMGRLASSSDHISDHTGQPHGPPTPPTTPKTELHHGGKQDSKHEGRRLLDSSRQNIDFSNVDISELSTDVISNIETFDVHEFDQYLPLSGHAGAVSTSEHGHGQNASSGGAYGSSYSHGASWSRKGPVASSSPGTSEVNQHRAHIKTEQLSPNHYSEHSPSHSEYSIYSPHACATSVAASFASTQCDYTDLQSSSYYSPYTSYPSGLYQYPYFHSSRRPYGSPILNSLSIPPSHSPTTNWDQPIYTTLSRP is encoded by the exons ATGACAGAGGAGCAGGATAAGTCCAGCGCAGAGCCGCCGTGCAGCCCGGCCGGTTCATCCAGTTCGATGTCTCAGGAAGAGTCGGACTCTGACGCATCTTCATCTCCCGCTGGATCTACTAGCCACCCTTCACTCATGATAACGAGAATGGGTAAAAAACTGGAGGATGAGGATGACAGATTCCCGGCGTGTATCAGAGACGCGGTTTCGCAGGTTCTGAAGGGTTATGACTGGTCTTTAGTACCCATGCCAGCGCGAGGCAGCGGCGCGCTCAAGAACAAACCGCACGTGAAGAGACCCATGAACGCGTTTATGGTTTGGGCTCAAGCCGCGCGCAGGAAACTGGCGGATCAGTATCCGCACCTACACAACGCCGAGCTCAGCAAAACCCTCGGGAAACTCTGGAG ACTGCTGACGGAGAATGAAAAGAGACCGTTTGTGGAAGAAGCAGAAAGATTGAGAGTTCAGCACAAGAAAGATCACCCGGATTATAAATACCAGCCGAGGCGACGAAAGAGTGTGAAGCCAGGTCAGAGTGAGTCTGATGCCGGCGTTGATCTAACCCATCACATGTATAAAGCTGAACCTGGAATGGGGCGATTGGCAAGTTCCTCGGATCACATCTCTGATCATACAG GTCAGCCTCATGGACCCCCGACACCCCCAACAACACCCAAAACAGAACTCCATCATGGAGGAAAGCAAGATTCAAAGCATGAAGGTAGACGTTTGCTTGACAGCAGTCGACAGAATATCGACTTTAGCAATGTTGACATTTCTGAGCTCAGCACAGACGTCATCAGCAacatagaaacctttgatgtgCATGAGTTTGACCAATACTTGCCTCTCAGTGGCCATGCCGGAGCCGTTTCGACCTCAGAGCACGGTCACGGGCAGAATGCCAGCTCTGGAGGTGCTTACGGTTCATCTTACAGCCACGGGGCTTCCTGGAGTCGCAAAGGGCCCGTGGCATCCTCGTCACCTGGCACAAGTGAAGTGAATCAGCACAGAGCTCACATTAAAACTGAGCAGTTAAGCCCGAATCACTACAGCGAGCACTCACCCTCACACTCAGAGTACAGCATTTACAGCCCACATGCATGCGCCACCTCAGTCGCCGCCTCATTCGCCAGCACTCAGTGTGACTATACAGACCTTCAAAGCTCCAGCTATTACAGCCCCTATACCAGCTACCCATCTGGCCTCTACCAGTACCCATACTTCCATTCCTCACGGAGGCCGTACGGAAGCCCCATACTCAACAGCTTGTCCATTCCGCCCTCCCACAGTCCCACCACCAACTGGGATCAGCCGATTTACACCACGTTATCCCGGCCATAA